Genomic window (Cucumis sativus cultivar 9930 chromosome 2, Cucumber_9930_V3, whole genome shotgun sequence):
TTTATATGATctgcaaattaaaatatattaaacaatgAAATCTTGATAACCCTTGATAGATTGATACcaaatacatacacatatacatTGTGGATGCGTGAGGCTATTAGAGAGACAATACTCCTAGTTGAGATCAATCATGATTAAACTCAAtgaatttatctttaaaaattcCAACTGGAAAGTGGGGACTAATGTTATGAGtcatatttattgaatttatgccttaaaattgatggtttgtagtttaaattatattatattcaataaagttgttatttagaatttgttagtgaaaattgaatgctataatcttgaatccaataaactaagattCCAATGCTATCTAGTGTAgtcttgaactttatgtaaagacataaacgtggatcaaatTTGAGTATATAGCCCAAACGATCTATAATGTATAAATAAGATTGGCCAACTTATTTTAAAGACACTGTGGATGCATCCtactttgtagttagtacaaacgatgtgatttTGAATTGTTTATGTAGTAGGACCATCATATGTAAAAAGTTTACAATTAAGACTgtaaccatgaaatagtcaattttaagttataacatcGTTAACTATATAAAACTGACTACTCGATTATTGATAACCTAtggtaacttaatcttaatcttgagttaactatgaacttttgttcaaatataatttttcttagatCTGCATAAGTGAGATTAGTTCAATAGTGTTGActcaataagcctcccatttcaggggtaagatcgggtggatgTCTAAGGACATAGGGTGCAAGACaaaattcactcctacccgctttagggttagtaaataggttgttctcttagGGACTGAATTTAAGTCTTGAACGGAGGGGACTCACCCTCTCATTGGTCCGAGAGGGATTTggtttataggttggacctaaaactaattattcaatagtggatcagtgAGATTTAAGGAGCACAATGAAGTCTCGAGGGTAAAACATTATTTTGACCCAACTAATTACgaaaaacattattttgaataatccCACTAAGTTTCACTGATACTTAGTGAATTATTAGAGGTTAAGATTTAAGAAACTCATTACATGGaattttgcatgtaattagtttatttaaagaatatttttcaatattttgagaACCTTTcccaaaattttgtatttttaaattacaaaatttcaacctatttttctctctcaaatctCATGCCAAagttctacttccaatttccatatctctctcattttccttCACATATCGAGTTCCACACTTGATTCTAAGTTCGAGGAATATTGAGTCAACTTTAGTGATGGTCCCGACTTCGAGTTCGTGAGGAGATTACGAGGATGGAGAAATCTTCAAAAGTACGTTTCCTACTAACGCTAATTTCGTTTAATTAGGATAATATATGCATCttaatctctaaatttttttagatgtaattagagtaaaattgattcgttttttcaattctttaatatTTGGGATAAGAACGATGTTGTTAAgagtaaaatcaaaatattatcagTCTTGTGAGGGTCGAAGGAGTGTGTATAGTACAAACCAATAAGTCGAGGTGAATTCTTTGTTGGGCCAAATGATCGACCCTACTTGCTTGCCTTGGCTTTAGAGGTCGAAGCCGTGGCAAGCTACCTTTCTTCCCAACAAAGACTCATTTCCCACAAGTCATCGTCTCAACCCCATAGCTAGTTCAAACAATTAACATTCCCTTatctcttttcaattttaactctaaaattataaattcttCGTTCAAAATTCTTTTCATTGGGTACTACTCAAATACTATttaaacataatatatttgattaataaaGATTTAGTCGTATATATATCTTACTTTATATGGTTATGAATTGtctaatataatattatgaattccctaatataatataagttagTCATTTTGAAGATAAGTCAACTAGGTTAAGATATTATTAATAAGTAAAATGGATatacttcaaaaatataaattgaattgaattttaaattgaattgaatcaCACCAAATTATTTATGTAAGCCATGAATAAATGggataattgcaaatttagcaattaaattcaaattaattaagtatatagcacaatttaaatttttttgtaaatatagcaaaatttgtcaaattctattagtgatataaatctatcactgatagatcatgttgcaaatattggtctatcactgatatatcatatgaagtctattagcgatacaagtctatcagtgatagttttgctatatttgcaatttttttaaaatgttgctatatccttaattactattgctaaaatagtcatcaattgcaatttttctaaataaatagaCTTCTCaaagtcattttaaaaacaaaatattgccATCTCTAGAAAGAGAAGTTTGGaacaaaactataaatatatacatatttcttttaatatatttctaacAACTATAGAAATTGCagtaaatattacattttgtCTCCTTCATAATATTAATCTCAtagtttttggaaaaatagtCCCCTTGCAACATAagttatgtttttaaattatgtaagGTCAAACTTAGATgttttttagtacaattacgtatttaataagttaaaaagtttaaagaagaagaaaggcataaaagtaattttcaaGTTGAGAAGTGTATAGTTGTTAGCTTTACTCCTTATTTGATTTAAGAAGTTTGCGGATCTAGgatcaaataaaatgttcAAGACTTAGACATTAACTGATACTATTTTTGAGGAAGGTTCGATCTCCTTtacaacaattattttattttactaaaaaaaactttagacATCCatccaaacaaacaaagtaTTAGAAATGTCCAATACCCTTAAAGCTATAATAAGCAGCCAAGCCACCTAATATACTCCAAGTATCCATCGTTTCATTTCATCACTATTCATTCTGATCAACCATATGGCTAATTTCTTGTATGTCTTTTCAATGCTAAGCCATTTCATCCTGTTTCTCAATCTTCCTCTCTCTGTTATCTctgtttctttcaaaatagACCAATTCAAAAGCGATGATAACACCATACTTTATCAAGGAGATGCTGTTGTTCTTGGTGGAGAGATTTTACTAAGTGATCCTGAATTTTCTTGTCATGTTGGTCGTGCTATTTACAAAGATCCAATCCAAATTTGGGATTCTGAAACAGCAAAACTCACTGATTTCACAACCCATTTCACCTTCACCATTGATACACAAAAAGTTCCAGACTATGGCCAaggctttgtttttttcttggcTCCATCTGGTTTTCAAATCCCTCCAAATTCAGCTGGTGGGTTTCTTGGCCTTTACAACAAAACGTACAGCAATTCAGTTACTAATCAAATTGTTCATGTTGAGTTTGATACTGGCTCAAATGGCTGGGATCCTCCATATGCACACGTGGGTATAAATATTAACTCTGTTACTTCTTCCAATGACACTCGTTGGAATGTTAGCTTGCACAGTGGGGATTTGGCTGAAGTGTGGATTTCCTATAATTCAACAATCAAACTCTTGAGTGTATCTTGGAAATACCAAAAGACATCCACTTTATTAGAGAATACCACTCTGAGTTATCCTATTGACTTAACGACCGTTCTTCCACAACAAGCGACTGTGGGATTCTCAGCCGCAACTGGTGCTCATTTAGAGAGACATTCTGTATCTTCCTGGGAATTCAACTCTACTTTGGACATGAAGCCAACAAGTATAAGTGCTGGAAACAAAGTTAGTGTAATTGTAGGTGTAACAGTGTCGGTTGGAGGCTTAATTCTTGTGGGAATTATAGTATTTGTAACACTTTCAAGgttgaaggaaaagaaaaggaaaaaagatcaAGAAAATCTTGAGGAAGTAAATTTGACATCCATTAATGATGATTTGGAAAGAGGGGCTGGACCTAGAAGGTTTTCTCACAAGCTTCTTGCTATGGCAACAAACAACTTctcaaatgaaagaaagttaGGGGAAGGAGGATTTGGTGCTGTGTATAGAGGCTACATACAAGATTTGGATTTGAATATAGCTGTGAAGAAAATCTCAAGGGGTTCGAGGCAGGGGAGAAAAGAGTATATAACCGAAGTGAAGATCATTAGTCGACTTCGTCATCGAAATTTGGTGCAACTCATTGGTTGGTGTCATGATAAGGGTGAGTTCTTGTTGGTTTATGAATTCATGTCTAATGGTAGTCTTGATTCTCATCTCTTTGGTAAGAGAACCCCTCTTGCTTGGAGTGTGAGATACAAGATTGCGTTAGGTTTGGGCTCCGCTTTGCTGTATCTTCATGAAGAAGGGGAACAATGCGTGGTTCATAGAGATATCAAATCTAGTAATATCATGTTGGATTCAAACTTCAATGTCAAGCTTGGAGATTTTGGACTCGCCCGATTAATGGACCATGAGTTGGGTGCTCAAACAACTGGGTTGGTAGGAACTTTGGGCTACTTAGCTCCTGAATACATAAACACAGGTAGAGCTAGTAAAGAATCTGATGTGTTCAGTTTTGGAGTTGTTGCTTTGGAGATTGCCACTGGGAGAGTGTCAAGAACCTCGATGGAAAAGGAATCTCACAAGGGTTTGGTGGAGTGGGTTTGGGATCTTTATGGGAGTGGACAATTACTTGAGGGTGTGGATGCGAAATTACAAtctaattttgacaaaaaacAAGTTGAATGTTTGATGGTTGTTGGATTATGGAGTGCTTATCCAGACCCTAATTTTAGACCTTCCATAAAACAAGTGATTCAAGTTCTTAACTTTGAGGCTGCAGTGCCAAATCTTCCAAATAAAATGCCTGTTCCTACATATAATGCTCCTTCCACATCAATGAGCTCAAATGAACCTTCCTTTACTGTCAGTCTTGACATGGGTCGTTGAACAATGAGCTCAATGCGTCTTTTGCTAAGTTACATCTATACtatatgttatttttcctTGTACAGTTATTTGTGAGGGacattaatttgttttagtttaattaagtCTATCTAACTCTATATTTTACATGCTCTCATTTCCATCATGATTGTATTTTCAAGTTGTTGaataaagctttttttttttcttttcaaatcatCCGCTCAAAGTAAtaacaaggaaaaaatataCGTTTAGTTGTTGAAGTTAGCTTTTATTTTGTCACTGAAGTTTCATCCTAAACATGACTTTagttattgaaatttgtaaattcttctaaattgtcttttaagttaatttaatcGTTAGTTAATAAAAAGTGACATGATAcgttaataaaaattgaaatcttcCATACTTCAAGTGCTGACACATCTTTGTAGTTTCTTCCATACTTCAAGTGCTGACTCACATCTTTGTAGTTATCATCGAAGAGAATTAATCAAAATGACTGCTATACCGTCTTCTCCTAGCTTATCCCCCATTTCAGCAAACTCACTGGTGAGTTTCTTCAATTCATCAAGATTAGCGTCCAATGATTTTGAAGCACTCAtctagaaagaaaacaatctcTCTCCCCACAAGCAGCTTATTAGGCAAAGATTTTTCATGTAAAGCTTCTTTAACTTCTCCAATAGTACCTCTTAAGCTGTGTTTTGATCGATGACTTGCCTCAAAACACACTATCTGAAATGTTCAAAACTAGCTAGTGTCCCCAAAGTTGCCTCCTccatattttgtttctctatCTCACTAAGGGTTACTCAATGACTCTTTAAAGCTTTTTGAGATGCAAATACAGCCTTGATCCTCCTCatccaaagaagaaaatctcCATTTCTAGTGAACTTTTCCACTTCATATCGAGCGACTGGCTGAACACCTCTCCAAAGAGGGTTATAAGTTTGCAAGTCCCACTTATTGCTTGCTTTTTCAACAGGTTTTCAACATACAGGTCACAAGTCCATAAAAAGTAACTTTAcacttatttgtttaattattatctcAGATCATGTTaaggaaagaagatgaaaaatggttttgaaaacaaaagctttctttctaataaaaaacacaacagaaaaagaaaactaagtttgttggaTCAAGATGAAGAATACAAAATGAAGATCAAGAGAGGAAAATAGAACACACAAATAGTTTTAGTGGTTCCACCATGGATAGTCTACATCCACTCTTTGGGGTACGaatcttttcttatttcttcttgAGCTTTTAGATTTATAAAGAATCCGACTTCAGAGAAAgctaatttctttcttcttctttctctttcttttttttacgtATATTAGTTAATTTGTTCTTCAGGATATGTAAGCTGTAAAACAGATTTATGTGTTTCAACTGTTGAAGGAAAAGGTCAGTTGCTCCTCAAAGTTAGTGCACTCGCCAGAACAAGGAACTGAAACAAAAGTCGAATaggtaataaaaatttcaacggATGGTGGCATTTGCAATGTGATGACAATATGTTATGCTATAATTACCACCAACATGTACTTAATATCccactttcatttctttagatactttcatttctttctaaaaCTATCAGTAAGGAGAGTCAACTTTGTTTATAGGCCAAGGCCTGacacaacttcaaattttgtcaagaaaattTGTAGCTCAATTTCTTTACAAAAGAAGCGCTCAACCATTACTTAGACGAGATAATCATTATAATGGCAAAATTTAGTATACTCAACAAATAGCAAATCTAAAATGTACTAAGATTTTTTGCAAAACCGACGGTTCCATATTCTTTTGGACTTTTTTTTACTCGTTTATACCCTTTATGTAGGTCAATGCATTTTTTACAGATGCTATTTGCATAATGCAAAGAATGAGACAGAATATCACACACTCACAAACTACCAtgggttttgaaaaatattaactaatttatgatatttttggttttgactATATTTTTCCAATATCCCCTAAATATATGTCTATAATTCATAACATATTTTTGGacttttagtatttaaattaaattaattaatatttatttatttaattcataacaCTCATGTTTAATAACGATTTCCTCTAAAAATggttaagaaaatttcaaccGTTGATgattcattatatttcataatgaCAAACattaattcaacattttggtcttattatttatgtttcaaattatttaaaaaaaaaattattaatacatAGTACATATGCTTAATAGTAAAAATGGCTAAGAGAATTTCAACCGTTCTCgagtaattatattttctaatattttgaattcaaatattacatCATATCCCTAAAATAATAGTCAACATAAATTCAAcgtttcaattttcttttacttatatccaATAATCCGaaataattttggatttaTATCTTTCccctctttttaaatactttcattttttccaaatttttaagAACATTGTTAGACTTTACCATCCTCAAAAGGTGTATAAGCCAACATTATTATTCTCtaaaacttctaaattttattcttttcattttgttcttgagagaatttttaatgtattgtgagaattaaatattgtgagcttcaaattgtatacttaccttttttagagatttttttttttgtatgatttaaaactttaatatattgtaacggttggatcgATCCTAAAAAAATGTGCAAGTAGAAGTTCAACTCTAATCCATGGAAATAGTCAAAAGAtgattcaatcaaaatttcaaaattaggtaCTTGGAAAAGTGGATACAAATCGATTTTGACTAAACCACTAGAAAATTAGAGTGTCTTCTTCTCTgacttttttctaattatttttgcattttaattttagttacatattgTCGTTcgttggttgagtttgattgtaTACtctatttcatatatttttatcaatcgtgatatttaaatatttttaaaagattctttatttaattttaaaattatctaattaatttaaattagacgtatttgttaaaaagtttaatcaaTCCCTATTCACTCTCTCCTATGGTTGCCATACAGATCCAACCCCAACTCTAAAGGCATTTTCGAACTTAAGCACTTTTGGGTTTGGTTTATATGTTGCTAGAACTTACTTTCTTTGGGTTTGGTTCTAGTTCTCTTTTGGAATGAGTGtgatggtttttttttgttagggtGATTCAAGTGGCGCAATTCACCGACAACAGTAGAAAGAGCTACATCATAATACAACTGTGGAGTTTGTAGTGCCTGTTCGAAAATGGAGTATCTATTACTTGACAAATACAATTAGGCCACACCATTAGGCGAAGAGGTAGTGATTCAAGTTCATAATGGACAAGAGTTAATGGAAAGCCGAGTGAATGAGACATCTGTTTCTGCTGCCTAGGATAGTGGCATTATCACCACCCGATGCTTAGCAACTCAACAGTTTCATGAATCATATAGAAGGGTCAACAGTTAGTAAGCTGAAAAGAACATTCAGAACACTACTCTCTACGTCTTTTAACTCACCCCAACCCGTTGCTAACTTGAGTGTTGAAATATCATTGGCCTAGCTAACACCATACACCAGCGTTCATTGCAAGGGCACCCTTGGAGTATTTCCCTCCTCTCCCCTCTCCCAGAAAGTTAAGAATTTACTAGTTAATCCATTATTTAGCATCAACCCTCAACGCTCTGCTGAAATATTAACTGAGAACACAATGAAggatttcattaattaaatttacattatGAGTTTGCGAATTCGTAGTCCCATAATTTGTTTGAACACATTAAAGTCCTAATTGCTACCCATCAGTACAAAGTGAGTTGAAGGTTAACCCATTCCctgtttattaatttatactttaattGTTTCCAAAAGAATTAATTGAGTGAGAtatcaactttaatttattaacaatCCTTGCATAAGTAAAATAGACTTTACCTTAAACAAAATTACCTAATTGAACCCATAAACATTTCCAcacattaaacaaatattacacaataacaataattagcatgtagtagtagtagtaagCAATTGAAATCATCATTATTCAACGACCCACATCAAGGCTTGCAGTAATTATTGGTTCATTTGAGCTCATTGATGTGGAAGGAGGATGATACACAGCGATAGGCATTTTACTTGGAAGGTTTGGCATTGTTGTTTCAAAGTTAAGAACTTGTATCACTTGTCTGATTGAAGGTCTTAGATTAGGATCTGGATAAGCACTCCAAAGTCCAACAAGCATCAAACACTCTACTTGTTTTTGCTCATAATCAGATTCCACCAATTTCTCATCCATTCCCATTAAAAGCTTTCCATTCCCGTGAAGATCCCAAACCCACTCTACCAAACCCTTATGAGATTCCATTTCCATGGAGTTTCTCGACATTCTTCCCGTTGCAATCTCTAAAGCAACAACTCCAAAACTAAACACGTCTGACTCTTTACTAGCTCTACCTGTGCTTATGTATTCAGGAGCTAAGTAGCCTAAAGTTCCAACCAACCCAGTTGTTTGAGCCCCCAACTCATGGTC
Coding sequences:
- the LOC101218247 gene encoding L-type lectin-domain containing receptor kinase IX.1, whose translation is MANFLYVFSMLSHFILFLNLPLSVISVSFKIDQFKSDDNTILYQGDAVVLGGEILLSDPEFSCHVGRAIYKDPIQIWDSETAKLTDFTTHFTFTIDTQKVPDYGQGFVFFLAPSGFQIPPNSAGGFLGLYNKTYSNSVTNQIVHVEFDTGSNGWDPPYAHVGININSVTSSNDTRWNVSLHSGDLAEVWISYNSTIKLLSVSWKYQKTSTLLENTTLSYPIDLTTVLPQQATVGFSAATGAHLERHSVSSWEFNSTLDMKPTSISAGNKVSVIVGVTVSVGGLILVGIIVFVTLSRLKEKKRKKDQENLEEVNLTSINDDLERGAGPRRFSHKLLAMATNNFSNERKLGEGGFGAVYRGYIQDLDLNIAVKKISRGSRQGRKEYITEVKIISRLRHRNLVQLIGWCHDKGEFLLVYEFMSNGSLDSHLFGKRTPLAWSVRYKIALGLGSALLYLHEEGEQCVVHRDIKSSNIMLDSNFNVKLGDFGLARLMDHELGAQTTGLVGTLGYLAPEYINTGRASKESDVFSFGVVALEIATGRVSRTSMEKESHKGLVEWVWDLYGSGQLLEGVDAKLQSNFDKKQVECLMVVGLWSAYPDPNFRPSIKQVIQVLNFEAAVPNLPNKMPVPTYNAPSTSMSSNEPSFTVSLDMGR